The genomic region CCGGAGCGGATGCCGGGGTGGCTGTCGCGGCGGCCGGGGCAGCCGGAGCGGATGCCGGGGTGGCTGTCGCGGCGGCGCCGGTCTCGGCGCCAGTCTCGGTGCCGGCCGCAACACCGGCTGCGGCCGCCGGCTCAGGCGGGCAGCAGGAACCCGTCCCGAACCAGGTTCCCGACTTCGGTGAGGAGGCCGGCCCGGAATTCCGCGCCGTCAAAGCCCTCGTAGCCGCCCAGCAGCGCCTCGAGGGCGCCGATGATCTGCCCGACGGAGAGGTCGCCGTCGCACGCTGAGACAAAGCCGGCCAGCTCGGTGCTGAGCAGGTTGGTGCGGCGCAGCCCGGCGCCCTGCCGCAGCAGGATGACGCCGGGGTGTTCCGCACCCGGGCGCTGGTGCCGCTCTTCCGTGACGTCGTCCGCGACCAGCAGGTGGGCGGCGGCCAGGTCGTGGGCGGCCAGCCAGTCGGCACGTTCGACGGCGGCGCCCAGGTGCGGCCCCACGGGCTGTTCGATGGGGTAGGTGATTTCCTCGAAGCGGGACAGCACCGGCCCGGCGCCGTCGGCGGGCCGCCGCAGCCAGATCATGCCAAAACCGATCCCCGCCACGTTGCGCGAGGCGAAGTCATCGAGGTAGGCGGCGTAAGAGTCCTGATAGGGCTGGCGGTCCCGGTTTTCGGAGGCGTCCTGCAGCCAGGTCTCGGCGTACTGCTCCGGGCCCACCTGCTCGCGCTGGATGAACCAGACGTCGGCGGCCGGGCCGGCCCAGCTGAGCGGCCGTTCGGCCCAGCCGGCACCCGCCGTGATCTCCCAGTTGCCCAAGAGCTGGGCCGTTCCGCCCGGGGCGAGGACGGAGGGCAGTGCGCGGACCAGTGAGGAAACGATCTCGTCCCCCGGCAGTCCGCCGTCGCGGTAGGTGAACTGGTCCGTGGCGGTCTCGCCGAGGCTGCGCGGTGTGATGACGAACGGCGGGTTGGACACCACCAGCTCGAACTCCTCTCCCGCGACAGGGTCCAGGAGGGAGCCGAGCTTCAGGCTCACGCGGGCATCAAGGTCGGCCGGGTCAAGGTGCAGCTCGGCGGCGTTGAGCAGGAGGTTGAACCGGGTGAACGCCAGTGCGCGTTCGGAAATGTCCGTGGCGGTCACATGCTCCGCATGGTGCAGCAGATGGAAGGTCTGGATGCCGCAGCCCGTGCCGAGGTCGAGGGCCTTGGCGACATGCCGGCGGGCGGTCACCTGGACCAGGGTGGTGGAGGCCTGTCCGATCCCGAGGACATGGTCATGGCGGAGGACTCCGGCGCGCTGGTGGGCCGCGAGGTCGCTGGCCACCCAGAGATCCGCTCCGCCATGACCGACGCCGTCCTCCCCCACCGTCGGGTCCCAGCCGTACG from Arthrobacter sp. NicSoilB8 harbors:
- a CDS encoding methyltransferase, producing MAADLRAIGYSVDGVAELLGEAAHSALARDQLIPALIVTGRASGEPTTAALAAVVRLWLLAEPQRAETLDAALPGIRTDGLLELGLVELADPDLGPDQDPDLGQGQGLVQAKVDLRPYGWDPTVGEDGVGHGGADLWVASDLAAHQRAGVLRHDHVLGIGQASTTLVQVTARRHVAKALDLGTGCGIQTFHLLHHAEHVTATDISERALAFTRFNLLLNAAELHLDPADLDARVSLKLGSLLDPVAGEEFELVVSNPPFVITPRSLGETATDQFTYRDGGLPGDEIVSSLVRALPSVLAPGGTAQLLGNWEITAGAGWAERPLSWAGPAADVWFIQREQVGPEQYAETWLQDASENRDRQPYQDSYAAYLDDFASRNVAGIGFGMIWLRRPADGAGPVLSRFEEITYPIEQPVGPHLGAAVERADWLAAHDLAAAHLLVADDVTEERHQRPGAEHPGVILLRQGAGLRRTNLLSTELAGFVSACDGDLSVGQIIGALEALLGGYEGFDGAEFRAGLLTEVGNLVRDGFLLPA